A genomic stretch from Mya arenaria isolate MELC-2E11 chromosome 10, ASM2691426v1 includes:
- the LOC128204443 gene encoding uncharacterized protein LOC128204443 — MSLPFLTAEHTRAAVETLKDIATESGHEALQTFMSYVKVDWFERQVRRLENRSAFKETVRTNNELEGWHRRINGKIGAPLYVLIPLLHSEAGTVDVKVKLLSEQSLTRYQRATYKTAHGRLHKSWEDYEDGDMTKSKLLREVSFIAGFAPITERQTAPIVD; from the coding sequence ATGTCCCTTCCATTCCTGACGGCTGAACACACTCGGGCAGCGGTTGAAACATTAAAGGACATCGCGACCGAATCCGGCCACGAAGCACTCCAGACCTTCATGTCATACGTGAAGGTCGACTGGTTCGAGAGACAAGTCCGGCGACTCGAAAATCGGTCAGCTTTCAAAGAAACGGTCAGAACAAATAATGAGTTAGAAGGATGGCATAGGCGAATAAATGGGAAAATTGGCGCCCCACTTTACGTTCTGATTCCTCTACTCCATTCAGAAGCAGGGACCGTCGATGTCAAGGTCAAACTGTTATCAGAGCAAAGCCTTACCCGCTACCAACGTGCGACATACAAGACTGCCCATGGCCGACTCCACAAGTCATGGGAAGACTACGAAGATGGAGACATGACAAAAAGCAAACTTTTAAGAGAAGTCAGCTTTATTGCAGGGTTTGCGCCTATCACTGAGCGACAGACCGCACCCATTGTAGATTAA
- the LOC128206091 gene encoding uncharacterized protein LOC128206091, which produces MLWAIVFASEDACERPKEGEKACGSSDTSDQNNNTPEESGVWDSVKKGLHSVKVSKYDATELERQLHGELFDSWKESCEVMKTSKIRVENLQAYLDHLTDTYEGIGKDTRKKMNGVLFSDGSWEHKVVDWNFSPGKTSGSRYGMLAFGKSADAKYVDAMFVMYKMDFKISPKVIVTEKQNSALFGFIKWTSKEEHLEETKLGPGTIKRLQNFFRVKALEGFYNEGIIDEINYTATLDENSNS; this is translated from the exons CGTGTGAGAGACCCAAGGAGGGAGAGAAGGCATGTGGCTCTTCGGACACTTCTGACCAGAACAACAACACACCCGAGGAAAGTGGTGTTTGGGACTCGGTGAAGAAAGGACTTCACAGTGTCAAA GTTTCCAAGTATGATGCAACTGAACTCGAGAGGCAACTTCATGGTGAGCTGTTTGACAGTTGGAAAGAGTCATGCGAAGTTATGAAAACGTCTAAAATTCGAGTAGAAAATCTCCAAGCCTACCTCGATCATCTAACAGATACTTATGAAG GAATTGGCAAGGACACAAGAAAGAAAATGAACGGCGTGTTGTTTTCTGATGGTAGCTGGGAACACAAAGTGGTAGATTGGAACTTTTCACCAGGAAAAACAAGCGGCTCTAGGTACGGTATGCTTGCATTTGGCAAATCTGCTGATGCTAAATACGTAGATGCCATGTTTGTGATGTACAAAATGGATTTCAAAATCTCCCCTAAAGTCATCGTCACTGAAAAGCAAAACTCTGCGCTCTTTGGTTTCATCAAGTGGACTTCAAAAGAGGAGCACCTTGAAGAAACCAAACTTGGCCCAGGAACAATTAAGAGATTGCAGAATTTCTTTCGTGTTAAAGCTCTAGAAGGATTTTACAACGAAGGAATCATCGATGAGATTAATTATACTGCTACGCTGGACGAAAATTCAAACAGCTAA